The Thermoplasmata archaeon nucleotide sequence GAAGATAGGAAGAATTTAGAACATTTTCGCAAACTCTTAATACCTTTTCTTATTAGTGAAAATCATGACATTTGAGATTACTCTGAAAGGAGAACCACCACTGTTTGATAAAGACCTGGATACTGCTCTGCTCAATTTCCTGATAATGATAGGTTACCTTTCCAAAGAACATGACAAGCGCACGAAGGCAGTGAGTGTAAAGGAGAGTGTGGGCTACAAACTAATCAGAAACTGTTTCATTGAAAACATGGTGAGGGCCTGGAAGGTGAACGAACTCTGTACGGTGCTTTCTACAACCCCACCAACTGTATGGCGATACCTTAACCGTCTGAAGGACCTGGACCTTCTGGAAGAAGTGCCAACAGAAGATGGCTCGAAGGGCTACAGGATTCGTTATGGGAACTTTGCAATGGCCTGGAACTTTGTTGAAGCAAACACAATGAATGTGCTGGAAAATTACAAGAAGATGGTGAATCACATCCAGAAACTTATTGAATCAAGGTGAGAGCATGGCTTCGGAGAAGGATAGCAGCACAATAGAATACAGAATTTTAGAATATTTGCGAAAAAATTACCCAGTCAAAATTGAGGACTTAAGGAAATACCTGAAGATTTCAAAACCACGA carries:
- a CDS encoding transcriptional regulator, translating into MTFEITLKGEPPLFDKDLDTALLNFLIMIGYLSKEHDKRTKAVSVKESVGYKLIRNCFIENMVRAWKVNELCTVLSTTPPTVWRYLNRLKDLDLLEEVPTEDGSKGYRIRYGNFAMAWNFVEANTMNVLENYKKMVNHIQKLIESR